One stretch of Eupeodes corollae chromosome 2, idEupCoro1.1, whole genome shotgun sequence DNA includes these proteins:
- the LOC129946472 gene encoding uncharacterized protein LOC129946472 — MLVKQIASQALLLRNAGALSRAAYHAGGHHKVTTMNDLPVPEGDWQEHHSRQNSKYNAVLLTGILVLGGTIGFAKSSGIIFLNSKPPKTYE; from the exons ATGTTGGTCAAACAAATTGCATCCCAAGCCCTTTTGTTGAGAAATg CTGGTGCATTGTCTCGTGCTGCCTACCATGCCGGTGGACACCACAAGGTCACAACAATGAACGACTTACCAGTCCCTGAGGGAGATTGGCAAGAACATCATTCTCGTCAGAATTCCAAATACAACGCTGTTCTGCTTACTGGAATTTTGGTTTTGGGTGGTACTATTGgattt gcCAAATCATCAGGAATCATCTTCTTGAACTCAAAACCACCAAAGACCTACGAATAA
- the LOC129946488 gene encoding DNA-directed RNA polymerase III subunit RPC7-like isoform X1, whose amino-acid sequence MAGRGRGGKTSSLTQEQLQAMGCIGKDMPQVQLAPPPTFPPLMSKPVTMETTASQNYQILWKEDFLNHMRDSPYYITPKVTKANILRYSDQYANALENSKTKIKADIPWNLMPSELSPMFNKRKTSAKTTVPAKKSKAANIDDTLKVLEEKEKTDVDPDLNEKKASDSEAEEEEEEQDLRADDEMDDENDYGNSYFDNGEAYNEEDDNLDDGPVY is encoded by the exons atGGCTGGCAGAGGACGAGGTGGCAAGACATCCTCGTTAACTCAAGAGCAACTTCAAGCTATGGGTTGCATTGGAAAGGATATGCCTCAAGTACAACTAGCACCTCCACCAACTTTCCCCCCACTTATGTCTAAGCCTGTTACAATGGAG ACAACTGCCTCACAAAACTATCAAATCCTCTGGaaggaagattttttaaatcacaTGAGAGACTCTCCTTACTATATCACGCCAAAAGTCACAAAAGCTAATATTTTGCGCTATTCAGATCAATATGCT AATGCCCTTGAAaactcaaaaaccaaaataaaagcgGATATTCCATGGAATTTAATGCCCAGTGAATTGTCTCCAATGTTTAATAAACGTAAAACGAGTGCCAAAACTACTGTACCAGCAAAGAAATCAAAAGCAGCGAATATTGATGATACACTAAAAGtacttgaagaaaaagaaaagactgATGTTGATCCtgatttaaatgaaaagaaagcaTCCGACTCTGAAGccgaagaggaagaagaagag CAGGACTTGAGAGCTGATGATGAAATGGACGATGAAAACGACTATGGTAACAGTTACTTTGATAATGGAGAAGCGTATAATGAAGAAGATGACAATTTGGATGATGGTCcagtttattga
- the LOC129946488 gene encoding DNA-directed RNA polymerase III subunit RPC7-like isoform X2: MAGRGRGGKTSSLTQEQLQAMGCIGKDMPQVQLAPPPTFPPLMSKPVTMETTASQNYQILWKEDFLNHMRDSPYYITPKVTKANILRYSDQYANALENSKTKIKADIPWNLMPSELSPMFNKRKTSAKTTVPAKKSKAANIDDTLKVLEEKEKTDVDPDLNEKKASDSEAEEEEEEDLRADDEMDDENDYGNSYFDNGEAYNEEDDNLDDGPVY; encoded by the exons atGGCTGGCAGAGGACGAGGTGGCAAGACATCCTCGTTAACTCAAGAGCAACTTCAAGCTATGGGTTGCATTGGAAAGGATATGCCTCAAGTACAACTAGCACCTCCACCAACTTTCCCCCCACTTATGTCTAAGCCTGTTACAATGGAG ACAACTGCCTCACAAAACTATCAAATCCTCTGGaaggaagattttttaaatcacaTGAGAGACTCTCCTTACTATATCACGCCAAAAGTCACAAAAGCTAATATTTTGCGCTATTCAGATCAATATGCT AATGCCCTTGAAaactcaaaaaccaaaataaaagcgGATATTCCATGGAATTTAATGCCCAGTGAATTGTCTCCAATGTTTAATAAACGTAAAACGAGTGCCAAAACTACTGTACCAGCAAAGAAATCAAAAGCAGCGAATATTGATGATACACTAAAAGtacttgaagaaaaagaaaagactgATGTTGATCCtgatttaaatgaaaagaaagcaTCCGACTCTGAAGccgaagaggaagaagaagag GACTTGAGAGCTGATGATGAAATGGACGATGAAAACGACTATGGTAACAGTTACTTTGATAATGGAGAAGCGTATAATGAAGAAGATGACAATTTGGATGATGGTCcagtttattga